In Scatophagus argus isolate fScaArg1 chromosome 3, fScaArg1.pri, whole genome shotgun sequence, one genomic interval encodes:
- the zpr1 gene encoding zinc finger protein ZPR1 yields MSVISEENVRGGSLFKDISADDEDWEPTEIESLCMNCHQNGTTRLLLTKIPFFKEVIVSSFSCPHCSWSNTEIQSAGRIQDQGVCYTLKVKTKHDLNREVVKADSATTRVLELDFEIPPFTQKGALTTIEGLLDRAVAGLEQDQPVRRATDPEVAEKIDKFIQKLRKLKEVENEFTLVIEDPSGNSFVENPVAPQKDEALIVSRFKRTVQQDKQLGLRADDDLEEEPAGNDLETMRNEVLVFNTNCPECNAPASTNMKLVHIPHFKEVIIMATNCDSCGHRTNEVKSGGATEELGTKITLHVTDPSDVTRDVLKSETCSILIPELEFELGMGALSGKFTTLEGLLKDIKDLIVSKNPFACGDSSSTERVEKLNEFGEKIDKIIAGEMNIHFILDDPAGNSYLQNVYAPEPDPEMTIEKYTRSFEQNEELGLNDMKTEAYEEEK; encoded by the coding sequence atgtctgttatTTCCGAAGAAAATGTGCGAGGTGGGAGCCTTTTCAAGGATATTAGCGCCGACGACGAAGACTGGGAGCCCACTGAGATCGAGAGCCTGTGTATGAACTGCCACCAGAACGGTACGACACGCTTACTTCTGACCAAAATACCATTCTTCAAAGAAGTCATCGTCAGCTCTTTCAGCTGCCCTCACTGCAGCTGGTCAAACACCGAAATCCAGTCTGCAGGCCGAATTCAGGATCAAGGCGTTTGTTACACGCtgaaagtcaaaacaaaacacgacTTGAACCGGGAGGTTGTGAAGGCAGACAGTGCGACCACCAGGGTCCTTGAGCTGGATTTTGAAATCCCTCCCTTCACTCAGAAAGGTGCACTTACTACCATTGAGGGCCTTTTAGACCGAGCAGTCGCAGGTTTGGAGCAGGACCAACCTGTCAGGCGAGCCACTGACCCAGAGGTTGCTGAGAAAATAGATAAATTCATTCAGAAGCTGAGGAAGTTAAAAGAGGTTGAAAATGAATTTACTCTGGTGATTGAGGATCCATCTGGCAACAGTTTTGTGGAAAATCCAGTCGCCCCACAAAAAGATGAGGCTCTCATTGTGTCCCGGTTCAAGCGAACGGTCCAGCAGGACAAACAGTTGGGATTAAGGGCCGATGATGACTTGGAAGAGGAACCAGCTGGCAACGACCTGGAGACCATGAGAAATGAGGTTTTGGTCTTTAACACCAACTGCCCAGAGTGCAATGCTCCAGCCTCAACCAACATGAAGCTCGTCCACATCCCTCACTTTAAGGAAGTCATCATCATGGCCACAAACTGCGACAGCTGTGGTCACCGTACCAACGAGGTGAAATCAGGTGGAGCCACAGAGGAGCTGGGAACTAAAATCACCTTGCATGTTACCGACCCTTCGGACGTGACCCGAGACGTGCTCAAATCCGAGACGTGCTCCATCCTCATCCCTGAGCTGGAGTTTGAGCTCGGGATGGGAGCTTTGAGTGGGAAGTTCACCACCCTGGAGGGGCTGCTGAAAGACATCAAAGACCTGATTGTCTCCAAAAACCCCTTTGCCTGTGGTGACAGTAGCTCTACAGAGCGGGTGGAGAAGCTGAATGAGTTTGGGGAGAAGATAGACAAGATCATAGCTGGAGAGATGAATATCCACTTCATCTTGGACGACCCAGCAGGGAACAGCTATTTGCAGAATGTGTACGCCCCGGAGCCTGATCCTGAGATGACTATTGAGAAGTACACCCGCTCCTTCGAGCAGAATGAAGAACTCGGtctgaatgacatgaaaactgAGGcatatgaagaggaaaaatga
- the rpl22 gene encoding 60S ribosomal protein L22 — MAPIKKQVVKKQGGKKKKQILKFTLDCTHPVEDGIMDAANFEQFLQERIKVNGKAGNLGGGVVSIERSKSKIAVNSEVPFSKRYLKYLTKKYLKKNNLRDWLRVVANTKESYELRYFQINQDEEEEEED; from the exons ATGGCCCCGATT AAGAAGCAGGTGGTCAAGAAGCAGGGcgggaagaagaagaagcagatcCTGAAGTTCACCCTGGACTGCACCCACCCCGTAGAGGATGGCATCATGGACGCTGCTAATTTC GAGCAGTTCCTGCAAGAGCGCATCAAGGTGAACGGCAAAGCTGGAAACCTCGGCGGAGGTGTGGTGTCCATTGAAAGGAGCAAGAGTAAAATCGCAGTGAACTCTGAAGTTCCCTTCTCAAAGAG GTATTTGAAGTATCTCACCAAGAAATATCTGAAGAAGAACAACCTCAGGGACTGGTTGCGGGTTGTGGCCAACACCAAGGAGAGCTATGAGCTGCGCTACTTCCAGATCAACcaggacgaagaggaggaagaggaagattaA